From the genome of Denticeps clupeoides chromosome 17, fDenClu1.1, whole genome shotgun sequence:
TgatccattcatttatttatttattattattatttttttacggGGCGTGATCCACACAAAGCAAGAAATATACATCTCGCCCCCCAGTTCACCCGTCTCTATATTTAACAAGCCTGTGACTTGGAGGCTATTTTCTGCGGCCGCACTCGGgtttatttatgattttattttttttcttcccatttCCCGCCCCGATATAGAAATCTATTTTCGGTGCTGCGGATCTGGTGTGTACTTTTTATTCCAGCCATGTGACTCCCGTGCTATTTAAAGCCGCCTTTAGGAGTGGGAGTTGAGGGGCGGGTGGGTTCTGCAGCAGTGGAATCAGCCCTGACAGAGGGGATGTAGGGGTTCATTcacgagagggagagagagagagagagagggggagagagatgCGACAGATTACATAACGCTGCATTCAGGGGTGCACACAAGGActgcagtttctctctctctctctctctccccacctcCCTTATTCACCCTTGCATTTATTTTTGGAGGGGCGAGGCTGGCCGTGGCACCGAGTAGTAGAAACGCGTCCAAGGAGATGCGGGTAAGGCAGTGCGCACGGCCCCGGGTGGCTGAAGAGTCGGCCCTGCCTGCCTTTTGTTTAGTATTCAGGTGGTGCAGTGGCTCCAGACGAGGGTGCTATTTTTACTCCTGCCGCTGCGTTTCGGTGTGTTTCGCCCCTCCCCCATCACTcccccatccccccccccccccacattttTTCATGGGTTGGGGAGAGGAGGCTGTACTCGGGACTTGTTGTTCCCGACTAGTCACTCCTGCCTTTTCTTTCATgtgtacacatacatataaaattTCTTTGCTGTTGTAAACCTCACAGCTGAATCAGGTTGTCACACTAATTTCTCTTCTTGCCAGCGTGGGCATTTGATCACGTGACCTGCTTAAATACCAAGCATCatgcatttaccagatgcccttatccagagcgacttacaatcagtagttacagggacagtccccccctggagacactctgggttaagggtcttgctcagggacacaatggtagtaagtggggtttgaacctgggtcttctggttcatagacgagtgtgttacccactaggctactaccaccctatacctTCCAtgtttttgattttattttgttccacTATGAAGGGCTGAACTAATTTGCACTTCACCATTTTACAACTCTATTCTTCTTTATTTAATGATTAGTCCACAATTTAAAGGCGCGCACATTTCTGTCTATTAGAAAGAGATTGGCTGCTTTTACACGAAGTTCATATGTAAAGAATAAAATTGCATCACACTGAGGTGGAAGCTATTTCCTCTGATTAACTTCACGACAAGTAGCTAGCGAACACCAAATGGGGGGGGGTTGAATAAGGGGGTTTCCAGCAGCTGGTGGTGTGCTGTACACGTCCGGGCTTAAAGCACTTGCATGAAACCGGTTGTTGGTGTGTCAAGACCCAACTTATTAGAACTTGTCTGAAAAGGCCAGACGGGTGCTGGGCGGAAAGACGGTCCTGACTGACCTGGAATTTGTACCCGCGTTGAACCCGAATTCTCTCGCACTCTCTTCTCCGCATGTCCAACGTTCACGGCATGCCTGCTCGGAGGTGCTCTCGACACACGAAcgatgtgcttttttttttttttttttttttttttttttttttttttttcttttcttttctcacgTATGCCGGCGCGGTTGTGCTTTTAGTGACTAAGTAAAGGCCCCAGGCCAGACATCGGGTACATTCCATTACTGCGCCTGCCCTGCTCCTTCAGATGCACGATTATCCCTGAAAATTCACCTCTAAAACGTGAAACCATGTGCATTTCTTTTAAGGACTCTTCTCGTTAGTGACACCAGAGCCCGTGGGCCAgggctggcctagcggttaaggaagcggccccgtaatcagaaagttgccggttcgaatcccgatccgctgaggtgccactgagcaaagcaccgtccccacacactgctccccgggcgcctgtcatggccgcccaccgctcactcggggtgatgggttaaatgcagaggacaaatttcactgtgtgcactgtgtgctgtgctgctgtgtctcacatgtgacaatttcAGAGTAGCACATCTAGCCTAATGCCTTCAGCCCATTGAGGactattttttgttcttttttttttttttcttcccccaccAGAAAGCTCTCTTATTCTTGAGCAAGGTTAAAAATAGCGACTGCAGCGCTGCCTCCCTCCGCGTCCCTTGACTTTGCACGGCGTCGGTCTCTCTCCTCTCGTTCGTTTTGTCTATTTATAGAAGCCCCCAGGATCCCTCCTCGCCCCTCCCGTCTCCCCGATCCTTCGCCTCGTGTCTCGGCGGCGGCCGGATGACCTCTGCCCATATCGAACGCCGAGCTCGCCGTGCACCGGGCCAGGCCCGGGAGATTTCTGGATGCGAACCCCACCTCCCATTTCGCACggcccttccttccttccttccgtTCCCGCCGCCGTCCTTTTTGTCGCGCTGGATTAGGATTGACTGGCGCTAAAAATAGCCCCCGCTCTCCTCACAAGGTGAGAAGCCCCGAGAGCCGGCCGGGGGGGCATGAAGCGTCTCCTCCGCTCACCAGGGCTTTTGCCTCCGTTGTCATGGCTACGCAGTAACCCTGGCAGGGTCCGTGTCCGTAGGGCGTGGTCCTTTTTTCTTGGACCAGTTCATGAGGGCCGTTCACGTGACCTTCAGGCCGCATAACGATAAGTGCGGAAGCTCGTCGGCGCCATGATTGGTGTGAGTACACTTGCTAACTGGCATTTCTGGTCACTTGGCCCTTTATGAGCAACGGCGAAGCCGCCCCGAAGTGTTATGTTGGTAGCGTGACTCCCGGCGAAGGCGGCTTCTGGTGTGGACCCGTTCGTTTCGGTAGAAAACGAGTGCTGACCTCAAgtgttccccttttttttttccccccctcttctcctccagtTGTGACCGGTGCCACGGATGGGATTGGGAAATCCTATGCGGAGGAGGTGAGGTTCCTTCggcctatttatttcatttactccACGGAAGCACGGTGACTCATCCAGCGAGGGTTTTACTCGGAGGCCATGGGAGGGAGGGCTCTTTGAGGACTACTCGTGTAAAAGAGTggcccttacacacacactcacacactcacacactcacacactcacacactcacacactcacacactcacacactcacacactcacacactcacacactcacacacacacacatatatacatgaGTAATGAAGGTCTCAACATGCACCTTTTGTTTAAACTGGCCTGAACTCTGAATGTGGCTCTAACgaagcttacatttacattcacatttatggcatttaccagacgcccttatccagggcgacttactatcagtagttacagggacagtccccaccccctggagacactcagggttaagtgtcttgctcagggacacaatggtagtaagtggggtttgaaccggggtcttctggttcacaggcgagtgtcacTGGCCCACTACCGCCCTAGCACCAGGTTTATAGTGTACCATGGTGATGCGTGTGCCTTTTCTAACGGTTCTTTTTCCTTCCTCAGCTCGCCCGCAGAGGCTTTTCCATGATGCTGATCAGTCGTTCCCAGGACAAGTTGGATGACGTGGCCAAGTCCCTTGGTAGGTGTCTGTCTGCCATCTTTTCCCTGTGGCTTCTTGGGGCCATTCTGGCCGTTGGGCTGAAGACCCTGCTAGTTTCCCCAGCAGCGGGGGTGTCGCAAGCTCCTTTTTCATATTCAGCATATCCTGTCCTGGCAGCCCGTCATGCGGTTTTGAGGCCGCGTCCTTCCGAACCGCGTTCCCAGGATGTCTTCGGTCGTCAGAATACTCTTTTTGGCCTCGTTCAGGCCGCCTCCCGGCGCGTCAGCCTGGAATCCTTTCAGATGACGTCTGTCGTGATGGAAAACCGAGTGCGGCACCCGAGCGTGTGTGGAGTGTGGCATGGCTCGGGGCGGCGTTGGGTCCTTGGCGATGAATCCCATCTGTGGCGCACCGCGCCGCCTCCTCATTCCTCATCCGAAAAGACCGGTGTGACCGGTGTGGGGCTCGTGCTACCCCTCCCGGTAGCCAAAGCAGGCGCGAACggagcgtctctctctctctctctctctctctctctgtctctctctctctctctctctggccccGCTGGGGCCTCTGAATAATTAACCGAGCGAGTGCGCTGCGGTAAACGCTCCCTACTCCGCCGGGCTCTAAAAGGCTTCCAGTTTCCAAAGCCTGCAATCGTGCCGGAGACCCGCGATCAGGCTGCACGGCGGTCCTGTTATTACCCAGAGTGCCATTGTGCCACGGTCGTGCTAGGAGCCTGTGGAGGGTGGGGTGGCATGGGTCTGTCACGAGCCAGGGCACGAagcctgccccccccccccccctcacacgcCACATGGCTACGTGGGGGAACCATGAATTCCACttcaaatacatacacacacattttttttttctattatttaagCAGGTCTCAGGAGTGCGAGTTCCCTtttacagggacacaatggcgcTTGCTTAATGTCACCTCGGCGAGCGATTTACTGTCCCAAGAGCGAAACCCCACACACTTGTAGAGGAATTTTTATCCGTCCATAATTCACTCCTGGATGGTGCAGACAAGTGAGGCTTTGAACAATAAATTCTAATTGCAGCGGCTACGTcagcagagggagggagggggggacgTGAGTCGtgaggctgttttttttttttttttttttttttttttttcccatggcAGACAGCGTCCCCTGCTGCCGAGTAGAACCTGCATCGTAAACACGGACTCCATCCTCACCCAGACCTTTTAAGAAGATGTTAATATGATGCATCTGTACAGTCAGAgcgtaatgagtgtgtgtgtgtgtgtgtgtgtgtgtgtgactggcgTCGTCGCACTCTCAGGGTGTGTCTGGTCGGAGTTCTTCGTGCACAGATAGCACAGCGCTTAGTCACAAGATGTTCGTGGCTGTGCTGAAAagcagcttttttaaaaaaaaaaaaaaacattttattacatcatACATTCATGGTTCTATtgccaaaaaaaatctgttctgtCAAATGCAATGAATGTTTGTTTGGTGTtttataaaaaggaaaaaagcaggGGGGGTGCTCATGACGAACTCTGCATTTTCTCTTGACAGAGAGCCAGTACAATGTGGAGACAAAGACAATTGCTGTGGACTTCGGGCGGGTGGATATCTACCCGAAGATCGAGGCTGGACTGGCTGGTCTGGAAATCGGAGTGCTGGGTGAGGAATCTGGCGTCCCTGCTACAACTAAAACCTGCCCTGCGTGTTTCTGCAGCATGAGGAGCTGCACGTCATGTTCCCTTCGGTCATGTGCCCTTTTTGGACATTAAGTTAAGAACATTAAGTTCAAgattttattgaatttaatGTTCAATGATTTTAAAGCAACATtgagctttctttctttccggCCTGTCAGTAGCACAGTTGACACACAAAGCACAACATCTGTATAAATGACAGTAAATAACgaatattaaacattatttaacagTACTAATGCTGCAAGGCCTGTTCAGCTGCTCCAGACAATGTGCCTGTGAGTTCGTGTTTGTGGACCGTTATGACACATCTGTCCACGTAAAGTCGCCCACAAGGTTTCTCCATTTAAGTGGTTAATGGTGTTTGTGGGGAGCCACAGCCCCGCCAACATGTAGCAGGCTCGGGGGGTGGATTGGCTCCCACCCATGGGGAAGCCTGAGACGTAAGGTGGAGTCCAGGGCCCGACCTGCCACACAGTCATAGATAAGCAGGCACCCACAAACTCCACCATACGTTCCCACCCTCATACACCCATGCAAATATTCACATTATTCATTCTAAAGCAACAAGCAGCAGATATTCACATTATTCATTCTAAAGCAAGACCGCTGATTTCAGGCAGGCCATTAACTTGTTGCCCTGCTGCCACCTTGTGTCCAAAAGAAGGAAGTGTCGTGCAAATCAGACCCAATTCAGTTGTATTTATTGgaaatactttctttttttttttttttttttttttccccctcccatTTACTTTTGCCAACAGTGAACAATGTTGGAATTTCGTATCCCTACCCGGAGTTTTTCCTGCACATCCCCAACCTGGATAATGTAAGTTGCATTTATTAGCCtctgtttatacatttttttttttttttttttttttttgcattgttaatCGCCCTCCATCCTCTTGCTGCAGTTTATCAATAACATGATCAATGTCAACATCACTTCAGTTTGCCAGGTAAGCCattcggatttttttttttttaattaaagaaatattaagAATAAACCCTAATGTTTATACAACACCCTTCTCCTTGCACtgttgctgatttttttttacctgcattTTCTCTGTGGTTCCCAGAGCAACAGTGATCTACACCACCGCTGTCTGTACTCTCCACCCACGcatctctctcttctccctccctctcctcctcctccccctgccCCCTggtctttatatatatatatatatatatatatatatatatataagacgTCACTCACCTACTGTTTTGCTTGCTcgctcctttttttcccccccactcACCACCACCTCCTGTGTGCTTTTGCCCAAATTCCCTGAAAATGAATCCGAAGTGTAAAAATATCCTGCACGTTTTAGCACAGCCTTGTGTTGAGCAGTCTGCTTTTCTCTTTCTAGATGACTCGCCTGGTGCTTCCCAGGATGGTTGAGAGGTGAGTGGtaggggtttttttgttttttttttaactttaaaatcCACCAACAAAAAACAATTGACTCAAGCTCCGTTCactcttgtgtttgtgttcttaTTGTGCCATATGGAATGTGATGGAGCACATCATGTTTTCTTTGCCAAGAGCCCAGAACTGTCTGATTTTGTAGCTCATGTTTGAAGCTctatacaatattttttttacatttttaattttatttataaaaaaccTTTTTTGCAAGATTGCATGTGTTTTTGCCTCTCAGAGTGCCCACCCCTCCCTTCCATCGCTCTCATTGTGTGAATTGAAACTCAGCTCGTCTGCCCTCTGATTGGCCGGGGAGTCCCACGTGCCCAGTTTTGGCCAATGGGAGAGCCTGGCAAATTTCAGTGCTAATAGGAACAGCCCTCGCTCCTCCAGCCCCTCTCCACTACATCAGCACAGCTGCAGGGGTGCTGCGTGAGCGAGCTGGTGCCATGGCAACATGTACGGCGACCATGATTAAACTATGGTGTCTGCCGTTGAGGGccgttcagtgtgtgtgtgtgtgtgtgtgtgtgtgtgtgtatatatcccTACACACGCACAATGCTGCTGACGATGGGCTTTCTGTCTGCAGGTTTTATACCCGCATTGCCctcatttattatatatattatattttatgttctcAGGTCGAAAGGTGTGGTCCTCAACATTTCCTCTGCTAGCGGCATGTACCCAGTCCCACTGCTCACAGTCTACTCTGCATCCAAGGCACGTCTACCTCCTGCCCCAGCCATACGTTTTCATCTCCAATGTGCACTTCCTGTGTAAACCGGTGTGTGACACTGGTTTTTAGTGTTCATTTGTCCTCAAATCTTTCTAGGCCTTTGTTGACTTCTTCTCTCGTGGACTCCAAGCTGAGTACAAGAGCAAGGGTGTTATAGTCCAGGTAAAAACTAATATATTGCATGTTTCTCTCCAGGATTTTACAGGCCTTTTTGCTGTGGcctaaaatgtatttgtcagcAATTGTTGGAGCAGGCTGTTCACGTTCTACCACCAACGTTCCTGCAGAATCTAAAGCGCATGAATATATGAGGATATAATCTTGATCGCAAATTCTGTCAGTCTGTGATTCGGGATCTAGGCAGTGCGTTCCAGGTCAGCGTTTCgcatggggggtgggggagaaTGTCTATATTGAAGGACTGGCACATTCgatttattcacaaataaaaatttatttacaCATCTGTGCTTTTAGAGCGTGCTGCCTTTCTTCGTGGCCACCAAGATGACCAAGATCAGGAAGCCCACCTTGGACAAGCCCACCCCTGATCGTTATGTAGCCGCTGAAGTCACCACGGTGGGACTGCAGGACCAGACTAACGGCTATTTCCCTCATGCAGTCATGGTAAAATGAAAAGGTTCTATTCAGACCTCGGTGACCAGTCCAGTCGAAGTTTTGAGCTTGCTAAACGTGAACCTGTTTGCTTTCTGATCACACCTGCAGGGCTGGCTGACCACTGTCTTGGTTCCAATTAACCTGGTCATCTATTTCGGCATGCGCATGAACAAGGCGCAGCGTGGCGGATACCTGAGGAGGAGAAAGCTGAGATAGGGCTGAGGGGTTTGTTGAATGGAAAACTGAGTGAAATGGAGACGCTACAAAGAGCTGGCTGCAACGGAAAGGCTACAGTCCAAATTTCTGGTGGTCCAAGTACGGACCTCTAGCGGACCGatcttgtgtgtatgtatacatggtgttttttttttttttttttttttttttttttttttttggactagtTATCTGGGCTATAAACTTTTTGTTTTCGTTATTATTTTTCCCGTTTACGAACCTTTGACTGCACCGTGTCCATTACGGACATCTTAAAATGAAAAGGTTCGATATGATTTAACTTGACTTATTTACACTTGATGCTGTGTGCCTTGGGAGGGGAGACTTTCACTTTTCTGTGCAGCTATTGTATGTAACCTGAGTACTACGGACATGGGAGGTGTTTACGCTGCTGTTGTAAGCAGGTAATATGgtgatggcttttttttttttttttaaatgtgtatgtatgtatttatttatggttgCATAAGTTATATGCACACTTGTTCCTTTTCTGTTGCCACTGGTCAGTGTGGCTTTTGGACAATCAAGACACTACACAAGTGCCTTAATCTTCTGAGGCGGTTAAATGGCCAAATAATCAGTGTTGACCTTTTTATCCACTGTATCATCTAGTCTTTACATAAGGAATGTTGTGGGGAAATGTTGGTGAGTTGCACTGATGTgacactgtgatttttttttttttttttttttgagagaaccaaaggtttgtgtgtgtgtgtgtgtgtgtgtgttttgttgttgtgtccACAGGCCTTTAAATGTCTATTTTAATCCCATTGCTGTAACTCTGTATTGTTCGGGTTTTTTTAAACCCAACATACGGACCCTTCGGGGAAATTAAAGTGCAGTGCTGCCTCTTGAGTGGTGTGGTGCTCTATACGTCATGCAGACTGCGGGTAGCATTTCAGTTTTAGCAGCCCATGTGTCCATGGATGATGAGTCAAAACTGgtctgtggggaaaaaagtaaaaatctcAGGTTGTTTCTCTGTGCCTTATGAGTTTGGGACTTTTGTGTACTAATTCTGACCAGTTGTTTGAAACtttgttaattaaaatatttacaagaaAGTCAGCGTGTGGGGATTTATTTATGACTTAATCCTGTATTTTACAATTTACTGTGAACATGGTTACACCCGATCAGACAAAGAAATCAAGGAAAGGAGGAAATCATGTTAagtttaatcacacacacacacacacacacacacacacatatatatatatatatatatactgcttaaaaaaaataaagggaacatttaaacattacaatgtaactccaagtcacacttctgtgaaatcagtGTCCACTAATGAAGCAACGCTAATTGAAAATCAATTTCACAGGCTGTAGTGCAAAAGGAATAGACAAGCGGTGGGAAGTtctaggcaattagcaagacatccctcataaaggcgtggttctgcaggtggtgaccagaCCACTTCTCAGCTCCTATGCTTTCTAggtgatgttttggtcacttttgatagctggaggtgctttcactctagtggtagcatgagacccACACAAGtcgctcaggtagtgcagctcatccaggatggcagaTCAATGTGAggtgtggcaagaaggtttgctgtgtccaGAGTATCAGGAGGCGTGGAGGAGTCTGTAatagggcaacaacccagcagccaGAACACTACCTCTGGAGACactgtggagaatgttctgctgcctgcaacatcctccagcatgactgatTTGGCaatgggtcagtaatggtgtgtggtggcatttctttgggggccgcacagccctccatgtgctcgctaGAGGTAGCCTGATTGCCATTAGGTTCTTGATATCATCAGACCTTGTGaaaccatatgctggtgcggttggccctgggttcctcctaatgcaagacattAGGCCTCATGTAGCTGGAGTgagtcagcagttcctgcaagacgaaggcattgatgctatggattGACCCACCTGTTCCCCAGACATGAATTAaaaattgagcacatctgggacatcatgtcttgctccatccacaATGACACAGTGCACCACAGACGGTTCAGGACTGGGAGGAGAttcctcaggagaccatccgccacctcatcaggagcgtgcccaggcgttgtagggaggtcaaaaaaatatttaattcagatctaggagGTATAATTTtggtgttccctttatttaatTCGTTCTTAGCAGTGTATATATTAGTGTTCGAATTCCCAACCCTGAACCTGGAGGAACATCAGCCAAAGAGTCTTCACTCCAGCCCTGCCGTAATTAGGCTAAGGTGTTAcctaatggcctaataatgagtgggGCAGATAGTGAAGATATCCTGGCAGATCTTCTAAGGAAACCTCGCCAATAGTGACCCTAGGAACCA
Proteins encoded in this window:
- the hsd17b12a gene encoding very-long-chain 3-oxoacyl-CoA reductase-A, translating into MQLPSLGEMLACVETPLFWVGALTAASLTLWLVRQLVAGFRIWVMGNGDLLSPKLGKWAVVTGATDGIGKSYAEELARRGFSMMLISRSQDKLDDVAKSLESQYNVETKTIAVDFGRVDIYPKIEAGLAGLEIGVLVNNVGISYPYPEFFLHIPNLDNFINNMINVNITSVCQMTRLVLPRMVERSKGVVLNISSASGMYPVPLLTVYSASKAFVDFFSRGLQAEYKSKGVIVQSVLPFFVATKMTKIRKPTLDKPTPDRYVAAEVTTVGLQDQTNGYFPHAVMGWLTTVLVPINLVIYFGMRMNKAQRGGYLRRRKLR